From a single Silene latifolia isolate original U9 population chromosome 6, ASM4854445v1, whole genome shotgun sequence genomic region:
- the LOC141586942 gene encoding uncharacterized protein LOC141586942 has protein sequence MEEISKEERKIEEEEEKEELITSSRGTNNNLIISSSNIFQKPYDFIEEVIRVILRCLGFEDAIHHSSQHCASEPTTTTSSDGDGDDADADEKTCPPPTEIPDLDVGSCDLGGGGGGGDGDDSAKETEPVDGSQPPAVAIKSISKRPPRPGVSSGKPPQHN, from the exons ATGGAAGAAATAAGCAAAGAGGAGAGAAagatagaggaagaagaagagaaagagGAACTAATAACATCTTCTAGAGGTACTAATAATAAtcttattattagtagtagtaacaTATTTCAGAAACCATATGATTTCATTGAAGaggtaatcagagttatactaagGTGTTTGGGTTTTGAAGATGCTATTCATCACTCTTCTCAACATTGTGCTTCTGAGCCAACAACTACTACTAGTAGTGATGGTGACGGTGACGATGCCGATGCCGATGAGAAGACCTGTCCTCCGCCCACAGAAATACCGGACCTAGACGTAGGCAGCTGTGAtcttggtggaggtggtggtggtggcgatggcgaTGATTCAGCTAAAGAGACAGAACCGGTGGACGGGTCTCAGCCACCTGCGGTTGCTATT AAATCTATAAGCAAGAGACCTCCACGACCTGGAGTAAGCTCAGGAAAACCTCCTCAACATAACTGA